A stretch of DNA from Patescibacteria group bacterium:
TCTGAAGGGGAATGCTCCTTGATTTGGCAACGAACTGCGTGCCGCACGCATTGCACCGATAGCCTTGTCTGCCCCTAAACCGACCATTCTTCTTCGTAGCTTGAGAACTGCATTGTGGACAAATTCTGTGGTTTTTTTGTAGCCATACTGTAACTTATTAAGGAATTATGGCTACAGTATTGCACAGAATGCACTTTTCAGCCTTACGAATTTACCATTATCCCCCATTTTTTAATTCTTGCAGGACAAACACATTTCATGTCATTCCGGACCAGATCCGGAATCCAGAAACAAAAAAATATGCTTTTTATAGACCTATTAGGATAAAATTTATTCCCTCACCCTCGCGGCGTGGTTTTTTTGCAGCCGCCCGATGATCTTCTGCATCTCTTCATCCACCTCCTTGCCGGTCAATGTCCGTGCGGGTGAGCGGAACGTGAGATGAAATGCAAGCGACTTCATTCCTTCAGGCACTCCGCGGCCGCGGAAAATATCGAACAGTTCTAATGATTCTAACAGAACGCTCGATGCGCCGCGAATGGTTTTTTCAACCCCTTCATACGTAATATTGTCCGCAATGACGATGGCGAGATCCCTCTCGATGGCAGGAAATTCCGGCAGAGGAATGAACTTTTTAACTGTCTGGTGGACTCCGGCCAATGTATCAATGTCGATGCTCATTACGGCGATATTGTGCTTCACGGTGACTCCCAAATCGGCATTAAGCAACGCGCTCGTCACGGCGCCGCCGCCTACCGGTACGCCGTTTGCAGCCACCGAAAATACCGTTCCCTTCTGGAAAGAGGTATGTTGCTGACCTTCGGCAATGGTAAGCTTCGCGTCATGTCCTGCCGCACGCAATAAGGCAGCCGCCAAACCCTCTATGCGTCGCAGCATTTCCTCTATCCCCGCTACGTCGCATAGTGCAAGCGAAAAAGTGACGGGCTGATGAGGCAAGCGTTCCTTTGCATTTTTCTTCACCGCGAATTCCCCCTCGCTGGGTATAAATATCCTCCCCCACTCGAAAAATGCAAGCGTTGACGCTTTATTTTTATTCAAACGGATGTCGTCAAAGAGACCGGGTAAAAGGCTCTGGCGGAGATAACGGGCATGCGGATCAACCGGATTCACCACTTCTACGTGCGCACCCTTTTCTAGTCCAAACCTCTCCCACGCGCGAGGATCCAAAAAAGGCTTATGTGCGACTTCATAAAATCCCACCCCAACCAAAAAATGCTTTATGATTCGCTCTAGAGTGTGATGCAACGAAAGAGGAGGCGGCGTTATCGGAAACGAGGGAAGCGCGTCAGGGATGCTATTGTAATCCAGATGCCGCCCTATTTCCTCAACGATATCTTCAGGGATAGACACGTCCCGTGTCGCGCGCCAAGCGGGCGGAATAATGTTCCAATTTTTCGCCGTTTCTTTTACTGAAAAACCCAACCCCTGTAAAATCTTTTTGGCAGATCCTCTCGATATTTTCATGCCGATCCTCCGCTCAATGAACTCATACGACATGGGAATGGGTTTTGGGGCTGGTATCGGTGCGTGTACGTCAACTGCCGCAGTCACTGACAATCCAGAATGATTTGTACTGCAGTCGTGTATGAGCTGCAATACCCGCGCAGTTGCCAACGCTGGCAAATTCGGATCTAATGACTTTTCGAACCGTTGCGACGCGTCGGTCTTTAAACCCAGCCGTGCTGATGTTTTTCGCACTGATACTGGATCAAACGTGGCGCTCTCGATAATGATAGAATCGGTATTCACTGACACTCCGGAGCCTTCGCCTCCCATCACGCCCGCAATCGCAATCGGCTTTTTTTGATCCGCAATCACCAACATTTCCTCATCCAGCGCCTGTTCGATGCCGTCCAACGTTTTCATCTTCTCTCCCTTTCTCGCCCTCCTCACCACCACCTCAACAATTCTTGATTCTTGATTCTTGATTCTTGATTCATCAAATATATGGATTGGTTGTCCGATCTCAAACATCACGTAATTTGAGATATCAACTAAGGGGCTTATCGACCGCTGTCCCACAGCTTCCAAGCGCTTCACCATCGACGCCGGCGTTTCAGCAATATGCACATTTTCAACCAAAGTGCCGATATACCGAGGACATAAACGCTTATCTTGCACTCTCACGACAAGTTTTGTATTCTGGGCATTGGATATTTGAATTTGTTTGGGATTTGGAAGCAAACGCAGCTTACAACCATATAAAACCGCCAATTCCCTTGCCATTCCGTAATGCGACCAGAGATCAGGGCGATTGGAAAGCGAAACATTTGAAATTTCAAATACGACATCATTTTTGCCGAGCGCCTGCGCAAGTGAAGAACCTAATTTTGCATGAGTATAAGAAATATCAAGAATCTGCGGCCCATCGCCCACCTTTGGTTGCACAGCCTGCAAACCCTCCAAACCAATCTCCTCACCGGCGCAGATCATGCCATAACTCTTCACGCCACGCACCTCTGCTTCTTTTAATTCTACTAATTCCCCTTCCCCATGCCATTTCACCATTGCGCCGGGCAGCGCGACTGCGACCAGCATCCCCGCTTTGACATTTTTCCCCCCGCACACAATTTCAACGACCGTATGGGAAATTGGAATTTGGAATTTGGAATTTAGGGATTGTTTGGGATTTTGGATTTGGGATTTTGGATTTATGAGTTTGCCAATATCCACTAAACAGATTTTTAATCGATCAGCATTTGGATGATCACGTACCTCCACCACCCTGCCTACTGCCATATCCGCATACCGATCCTCCTCCCGCTCCCACCCTTCCACTTCCACCACGTGCAAAGACAACATATCCGCCAGTTCCTGCGGCTGTATATTTTTTGGAAGATCCACGAATTCCCGTAACCAGTTTAGACTTATCTTCATATTTTAAAATTGTTCCAAAAACCTCATGTCCCCCGACCAGAAAAGACGGTTATCGTCGATCCCGTATTTCATCATGACGAGCCGGGCAGGGCCGAAACCGAAAGCAAACCCCGAATACTTCTTCGGATCCACGCCGCCGTTTCTCAATACCACCGGATGTACCAATCCCGCACCCATAAATTCAAGCCATCCAGTTCCTTTGCACACGCGGCAGCGTGAACCGTTTGCCGTCATTCCATTTTTTCCGCAGATCCGGCAGGAAACGTCATACTCCACCGACGGTTCGGTAAACGGGAAGAAGCCCGGGCGCGCGCGCGCTTCAACATTAGCGCCGAAAATTTCCTTTAGAAACATTCGCACCGTGGCATTCAAATGCGCAATGGAAATATCGCGGTCAATAACCAAACCTTCGATCTGTGGAAAACTGTTCTCGTGCCGCGCGTCAGTCGCTTCATTGCGATAGCACACACCGGGAATTATGCAGCGCAAAGGCACACCGTACTTCTCCATTGCCCTGATCTGCACCGGAGAGGTATGCGTGCGCAAAACTAATCGCGGCGAAGCCGCTCCACCATTTTGATCTTTGATTTTTAATTTTTGCATTTCAACGTAAAACGTATCCTGCATGTCTCTTGCCGGATGCCACGAAGACATATTGAGCGCGTCGAAATTGTACCACTCCGATTCCACCTCCGGCCCATCTGCGATAATGAAACCCATGCGGCTAAATAGGTCCTCCAATTGCCACCTCACTTGAGTGACCGGATGCAAGTGGCCTGCCTCTGGAACAAGCGGCGGGAGCGTGGCATCCACGGCGTTGCCCTCCTGCCCGAGAAGTTGCGCTTCTTGTGCATCACAAAGCTTCTCAAGCTTCTCTTTGAGCGCCTGCGCCGCCGGTCCGATTCTCTTGCGCTCCTCAAGTGAAAGCGAGCCTAATTTCCGCAACACTAACGTCAGCGCCCCATCGCTGCGGCCAAGATATTTTGCGCGCACGTTGTTGAGCGTTGATGCAGCATGGGCGGCTTCAATCGCCGCAACCGCTTCTTGTTCAATTTTACTAATCTCATTCTCCATTATATTTGTCATACTGAGCCTGGCGAAGTATTGCCCGATACGTCACCCATTCGACAAGCTCAGGGTGACACCTTGTGTTTAATGACTCATCCTTGGCTGTCTTGTCAAAAAGAATATTTCCAAAAGCGTAGCCGCAAGCAGTAATAAGAGGCTATTCCACCACGTGAGGAGCCTCCCTGACTGCAGCATCAAACTGACTACGCATATGAATGAGATGAGGAGCGCTTGCCTGAACGCATTGAGCACGTGCCAATAGAGCGGCACGCCCTTCCGCCACCGGGCGCGCGCAAGAAATCCGACAATCGACAAGGTCCCGAAGAGCGCGAAAAAAAGCGACCCTAAAAAAAGCGCGCGCCCGATCACGCCGCCGTCATACGGATCCACATTGAAGAGCACAAGCAAAAAGGCCCCCCACGCCACGAGCGTGGCAAAGATCATGACAAGGACATAGCGGCTAAGGGACATACGTCTGAAGCGAGAATCTAGAAGTTATCCCGCACTTTGAATTAAAATATTATATGATATGCGGGATCCCGCTATGGCGGGAGAATCTAGAATTAAGTATATAGAGTATACCGTTTTTATATGAAATTCTCAACTATATTACATTGCTAATCCTGTTCCAATTGTCATTCCAGACTTGATCTGGAATCTAGACAGAAACGTAAAAATCTATATTTCTTTTGGTCTTCTGGATTCCCGCTGGAGCTTACCCCATACCTTGATACGGGGAGGGAATGACCGTCAAAATCGGAACTAATATAACCACTAAGTATAATCTACTCAAGCAATAAAACGTATCCTCTCGATTTGAACCTTTGATCCCATCTTTTTTTTAAGCGCTGCTATTATCTCCTGCTCGTGGATTTTTACTTCCTGCGCCCAGACGGATGAAGTGCAGGACAGCGCGATTATGCCATCGCGTACATAGCGCACCCGCATGCTCCTTGCGCCATCCTCTCCCCATCGGCTTTTAAGCTCCCCTTCCATTGCTTCCATGATTTGCGCGGCTTCCACGCCCTGTACAATCCCATGGCGCTTCAATGTCCGGCTTAGCAATGTTTTTATAGATCTTAGTGCCATAATGTCCCCCTTTGTCATTCCCGCGCAGGCGGGAATCCAGAAACCAAAAACAAAGAAAAAACACTTCATTATTCTCTTTATTTCTGGATCCCGGATCAAGTCCGGGATGACGGTGAACCAATCAACAATTTTCTTATTTTCTCAAACACTTCCTGAAAATACTCCTTCTCCCCCGGAAACAGGGAAATGCCCTTCCCGTATTGCTCCGGGACTTTAAGTATCTCTTCTTCAGTAAAGAAACGCACTTCTGCCACAGCTGGTTTTTCTAACTTTAGCGCTTCCAACGGCCCGTCATATGGGTACGCAAAAATAGTCTGGAAGGCGCGATTCAAAAGGCCGCGGTGCTCGTCATGGACATCTTTCGTACGATAGATAATTTTCTTTAATTCTTCCGGTCGCGCTTCTATTCCCAGCTCTTCTTTCATCTCCTTGAGCGCACTCTCCAAATAAGTGCTTCCTGCTTCCACATGCCCGCCCACGGACACATCCCAGCAATTGGGAAACGATTCCTGGTGCGGACCGCGCAGCTGGAAAAGCAGCTCGCCTTTCCTGTTATACACCCACACGTGCACCTCGCGGTGCCAATCGCCATCGCGATGAACCTCTGTGCGCAATTTCCTCACGCCTGTCAGCTGGTCCCGCTCATCAACAATATCCACCATTTCCTTTAAATCATGGATTATGACAGGTTCGATACTATTCATATGGCGTTTAGTGGCGTAAGCATTGGCGTGAAATGGCTTCTACAACTGTCTAAATTCGCATATCCCTCGAAAATCGCAGAATTTGCACACGTTCGGCGAGGGGGTCGCATGGAAATCGCTCGACTTGATCTCGGTTATGGTTTTGAATATTTTTTCTTTTATTTTCGCAATCTCTTCCTCGGTGCCCAAAAATGATACTGGCTTCTGTTCATCAAGATAATAATACGTCAATCTCATAGGCTTCAACCCCAGCACCTCGCGCGCGGCAATCTGGTAGATAAGCAGCTGGTCTTTATCAGCAGTGTCCATGTCTTTCGCCCGTCCAGTCTTGTAATCAATGATCTCCACGCCGCCTTCTGCCTCATCAATGCGGTCAATCACGCCCTTGATGGTAATTATCTCTTCGCCTACTTCCCCATTGCTCATAACTCCCCCTTCAGAAAGGCTCACCGGGTCTTTCTGAATCCCCCCTCTTACCTTAAGAGGGGGTAAGGGGGCGTTACTTACTTTAATCTTTAAATTAAACCCTTGCTCTAAATATAATGGCAATGGCGGCTCTTCAGACAACTTCGCATGGAATTCCTCGAGAATCTTTTTCCCTTTTTCAAAATACTCCTTCTTGTGCTGATTTGATTCATACCAATCGTCTATCCAATTTTTTTCATAAAGCTGCAAAAGCACTTTGAGCGGCGGAACAGACTGCGGCCCATCTCTCCTCGTGGTACTGGCTGCACCGAACAAATCGGCTTGCGCGCCCTCGTGCGCTCTCATGAGCGCGAAAAATTGCTGGAGCGTCTGATGCATGGTGCGGCCGAAGCTGAAGGTAAATCTCCCCCTCACCGGCACATGAAGAATATGCGCAAAACGGTATTGATAAGGGCACGTTTCAAACGCCTTGAGCTGGGTGAAGGAAAACTTACTCGGCATTTCATGCCGCGCGCCCTTAGACGCATCCACAACGCTTTTAGGCGCTTGCGTCTGAGTGCGTAGTGAGTGCGTTTGAGTGCGACTTTCCTCTTCTGCCTTTTTCCCTCCCTTTACTTCATCTCCTTCCCCTGCTAACCCCAGTTCATACAGAAACTGCGAAGGCTTCTTTTTTCTCGCGCCCCCGTAATCTTCGGCGCGCGAAAATATTAGATTTTGCTTTGCCCGCGTCATCGCCACATAGAGCAGCCTGCGCTCCTCTTCCATGTGCACCTCTCCCTCGGGGATAATTTCCTTAACCAGTGCCAACGGCAACTCAATCGGATCTGCCCGCTCTACCGAAGGGAACCGCTTATCTACTAATTGGACAATAAATACCGTGTGAAACTCCAACCCTTTTGCGGCATGAACGGTCATGACTTTGACCGCCTCCGGCCCTTCCTCAAATGCATTTTCCAAGCTCCCTGCGTCGCCTGATTCTAGCTCCATTTCATGAGCTTCCAAAAATTGCTTTACGCTCGCATGCGGCAGTGACTGCTCAAACGCGCTGATTGCTTTATAGAATTGGTCAAGGTAGGAGAGTTGCTCTTTCGCTTCTGCCTCTGGAAGCTTTGTTAAGAAGCCTAAGTATCCTGATTCTTCCAAAAATTGCAACACCACCTTGCCTACGGACAATGACCGCACTGCCTGCGTCTGCCGCTCAATCAATCCCAAAACCACGGTGATGGCGCGATGCCCGTCCGTGGAAATGGCGGCAATCGCGCGCGCGCTCCTCAACGCTTCGTAAAGCGAAATGCTTTTCCTGTGCGCGTGCGATGTGAGCTCGACCATATCGTCCCATGGTATTTTGAAGCAAGGGATATTCAGCACTCTCCACATGCTCGCGCTCTCATGGTAATTGTCCAACAGCTTCAGCCAATTCACCACGTCAAGGATGACTCCCTTCGTATAGAGCCCTTTTGATGCCACATACTGCGACGGGATCTGAGCGCGATTAAGCGCCTGGATAAAGGCATCTGCCTGGCTGTTCGCGCGCACGAGGACAGCAAAATCATTCCATGTTAATGCGGGCTCGCTTTGTTTAATTTTTGCAATAGTATTGATGACCATTTGAGTCTCTTCCTCTCCGGTTTTTGCGACAAACTCGCGGATCTTCGCGGCTTCATTGCCCGCTGATATGAGCTTTTTCACAATTCCTTGCTGTGCCTCCAAACGGTTGGGGTTATTTTTTTGGATAAACTGGTAAGAAAGGTCAAGTATTGCCTGCGCTGATCGGTAATTTTGCGTCAGGACCACGGAAGTGGCGCGGGGATAGTCTTTTTTAAACTGTAAAATATTACTCATGGCTGCGCCGCGGAAACGGTATATAGACTGGTCGTCGTCCGCAACAACCGTCAAATTTCCCCCATAACCCTCCTCGGTGAGGGGTGGGCGATTTTTTGAGGGGTTAGGCGCCAAGGCTGTTTGATCGCGACCCGAAAAAAATTGTCCCAGCCCGAACTGAGGAGCAAACAGCTTTACCAGTTCGTACTGCGCCCAGTTGGTGTCCTGGAATTCGTCCACTAAAATATATTTGAATTGCCTTTGGTAGCGCGCCAAAATTTTCGGCCGTGTCTTCAAAAGTCGGAGGGTATACATGATGAGATCGCCAAAATCCAAAGCGCCCTCATCCAAAAGCAGCTGCTCGTACACCTTATACGCCCTCGCGATTTCCTCTAATCTTCCTGCATCAGACTCCTCCTCTCCACCGATTATAACTCCCCCTCCGTCTCCCCCTCTTACCTTAAGAGGGGGATGCCTGTCCGCCGCAGTCTCAACGGAGGCGGAGGGGGCGTTACTCGCCTCCTTTGTCCTTAATGACTTAGTGCCTCTATGGCTAATGACTGCGCCGCCCGTCGCTTCTCCTTGGTCAAGGTTTAATTTTAACTCTTCCACGTGATTTAAATAATCATCAGGTGTGACCCCTTCATCTTTCGCACGCGAAAAATGCTTGATGAGCGCATGGATGAACTTGGTGGGATTGCCAAGCGGGCGGTAATAGTCAAGATCGAATTTTTGGAAATTCTTCCGCACCAGCAGCCACTGGGCAGTGGTGTCTAAAAGCTTGAATTCATTCGGCAGCCCAATGTCAATCGCGTGCGCGCGCAGAAGGCGCTCGCCAAAGGAATGGAACGTGGAAATCCAGAGGTCCACATATCCCATGGGCAGGAGCCTGTCCACCCGCTCCTCCATTTCACCTGCCGCTTTGTCGGTAAAGGTGAGCCCCAAAATTTCATCACCCTTCGCGTACCCATCCCGAATCAGCCACGCAATCCTGCGGGTAATCACAGTAGTCTTGCCGGTTCCCGCGCCCGCGACTATCAAAAGCGGGCCCTCGCCATGGGTCACGGCCTCCCGCTGCGCCTGGTTCAAATCATCCAATAATAAATCCTTCATATTGTTATTCAAAACAATGTCATAGTGAGCCGAGACGAACTATTGCTGAAGCATCTCGGGCGTATGCCCGTACAGCTATTCTACCATATCCGACTTATTAAGAAACCACTCATTTCGCGCCAAATGAGCGGTTTCCTCAAAGAGGTACATAATGCACCCCTCTCCCTTCCCCTCCCACTTTCTTCAATCTTCCCTTACTCACCAACGCCACAAGATATCTTCGCGCGGTTGCGTCCGTTGTTCCTATCAAAATTTGCACCTCGTTATTCGTAATTTTTCCCCGCTCACGTGCACACTGCAAAATTTTCTCAAGCTTCTGATCGCGCCTCAAACGGCGCGCCTGCAATGCCGCCGCGCGTGAACCGATCAAACGTAATTTCGCCTCCTCCCGCGCTCTTGCCTCATCATACACTTTCACCTCGCGCACCACTTCTTTTTCAACAATCTTCTCTATTGGCTTCTCCGCCACTCTCTCGACAACCTTCTCCGCTGGTTTCTCAACGACCCGTTCTACGATTTTTTCAACTGGCTTCTCAACGATTTTCTCAACCTCCATAATCTTCTCCACCGGGACCTCTCTTACCACTTCCCTTATCACCTCCACCGGCCTGTCGATATAGTCCCCTCCTTGCGAAGGAGGGGTCGAAGGGGAGGTCTCGACCGATTCTGCTGCTTCAACACTTTCTTCCGCATCATTCTCATCCATCCCTCTCCCTCCCAAGGGAGAGGATTGAGGTGAGGGTGTCTCATTTGGCACTGGTTCGGCCTGTACCAAATTTTCCTCCTGATTTGTGTCTTCCATACGAACTAAGTGTATCACAAATTCAAAATCCCCTCCTTTCAAGAAAGCGATGGTCGATTGTCTCCCCCTTACGAAGGGGGAGTTTGAGGGGGTCCAATCAATGATTCCCCATAAAAACTTGACAGAGAGAGAGAGAAGGGTGGTAGAAAGACTTGAATAAACCACCGTTCCAAAACCAACTCACTAATTTATAAGGAGCTATACGATGCAACGCATTGTAGTTCTCATCGTGGCTCTGTGGTTAGCCTTTGGACAAACTTTCGCCCAAGAAAAACCACAAAAAATATTCATTCCCGACTC
This window harbors:
- a CDS encoding UvrD-helicase domain-containing protein, with translation MKDLLLDDLNQAQREAVTHGEGPLLIVAGAGTGKTTVITRRIAWLIRDGYAKGDEILGLTFTDKAAGEMEERVDRLLPMGYVDLWISTFHSFGERLLRAHAIDIGLPNEFKLLDTTAQWLLVRKNFQKFDLDYYRPLGNPTKFIHALIKHFSRAKDEGVTPDDYLNHVEELKLNLDQGEATGGAVISHRGTKSLRTKEASNAPSASVETAADRHPPLKVRGGDGGGVIIGGEEESDAGRLEEIARAYKVYEQLLLDEGALDFGDLIMYTLRLLKTRPKILARYQRQFKYILVDEFQDTNWAQYELVKLFAPQFGLGQFFSGRDQTALAPNPSKNRPPLTEEGYGGNLTVVADDDQSIYRFRGAAMSNILQFKKDYPRATSVVLTQNYRSAQAILDLSYQFIQKNNPNRLEAQQGIVKKLISAGNEAAKIREFVAKTGEEETQMVINTIAKIKQSEPALTWNDFAVLVRANSQADAFIQALNRAQIPSQYVASKGLYTKGVILDVVNWLKLLDNYHESASMWRVLNIPCFKIPWDDMVELTSHAHRKSISLYEALRSARAIAAISTDGHRAITVVLGLIERQTQAVRSLSVGKVVLQFLEESGYLGFLTKLPEAEAKEQLSYLDQFYKAISAFEQSLPHASVKQFLEAHEMELESGDAGSLENAFEEGPEAVKVMTVHAAKGLEFHTVFIVQLVDKRFPSVERADPIELPLALVKEIIPEGEVHMEEERRLLYVAMTRAKQNLIFSRAEDYGGARKKKPSQFLYELGLAGEGDEVKGGKKAEEESRTQTHSLRTQTQAPKSVVDASKGARHEMPSKFSFTQLKAFETCPYQYRFAHILHVPVRGRFTFSFGRTMHQTLQQFFALMRAHEGAQADLFGAASTTRRDGPQSVPPLKVLLQLYEKNWIDDWYESNQHKKEYFEKGKKILEEFHAKLSEEPPLPLYLEQGFNLKIKVSNAPLPPLKVRGGIQKDPVSLSEGGVMSNGEVGEEIITIKGVIDRIDEAEGGVEIIDYKTGRAKDMDTADKDQLLIYQIAAREVLGLKPMRLTYYYLDEQKPVSFLGTEEEIAKIKEKIFKTITEIKSSDFHATPSPNVCKFCDFRGICEFRQL
- a CDS encoding DciA family protein; the encoded protein is MALRSIKTLLSRTLKRHGIVQGVEAAQIMEAMEGELKSRWGEDGARSMRVRYVRDGIIALSCTSSVWAQEVKIHEQEIIAALKKKMGSKVQIERIRFIA
- the pheT gene encoding phenylalanine--tRNA ligase subunit beta, translating into MKISLNWLREFVDLPKNIQPQELADMLSLHVVEVEGWEREEDRYADMAVGRVVEVRDHPNADRLKICLVDIGKLINPKSQIQNPKQSLNSKFQIPISHTVVEIVCGGKNVKAGMLVAVALPGAMVKWHGEGELVELKEAEVRGVKSYGMICAGEEIGLEGLQAVQPKVGDGPQILDISYTHAKLGSSLAQALGKNDVVFEISNVSLSNRPDLWSHYGMARELAVLYGCKLRLLPNPKQIQISNAQNTKLVVRVQDKRLCPRYIGTLVENVHIAETPASMVKRLEAVGQRSISPLVDISNYVMFEIGQPIHIFDESRIKNQESRIVEVVVRRARKGEKMKTLDGIEQALDEEMLVIADQKKPIAIAGVMGGEGSGVSVNTDSIIIESATFDPVSVRKTSARLGLKTDASQRFEKSLDPNLPALATARVLQLIHDCSTNHSGLSVTAAVDVHAPIPAPKPIPMSYEFIERRIGMKISRGSAKKILQGLGFSVKETAKNWNIIPPAWRATRDVSIPEDIVEEIGRHLDYNSIPDALPSFPITPPPLSLHHTLERIIKHFLVGVGFYEVAHKPFLDPRAWERFGLEKGAHVEVVNPVDPHARYLRQSLLPGLFDDIRLNKNKASTLAFFEWGRIFIPSEGEFAVKKNAKERLPHQPVTFSLALCDVAGIEEMLRRIEGLAAALLRAAGHDAKLTIAEGQQHTSFQKGTVFSVAANGVPVGGGAVTSALLNADLGVTVKHNIAVMSIDIDTLAGVHQTVKKFIPLPEFPAIERDLAIVIADNITYEGVEKTIRGASSVLLESLELFDIFRGRGVPEGMKSLAFHLTFRSPARTLTGKEVDEEMQKIIGRLQKNHAARVRE
- a CDS encoding NUDIX domain-containing protein; the encoded protein is MNSIEPVIIHDLKEMVDIVDERDQLTGVRKLRTEVHRDGDWHREVHVWVYNRKGELLFQLRGPHQESFPNCWDVSVGGHVEAGSTYLESALKEMKEELGIEARPEELKKIIYRTKDVHDEHRGLLNRAFQTIFAYPYDGPLEALKLEKPAVAEVRFFTEEEILKVPEQYGKGISLFPGEKEYFQEVFEKIRKLLIGSPSSRT
- the pheS gene encoding phenylalanine--tRNA ligase subunit alpha gives rise to the protein MENEISKIEQEAVAAIEAAHAASTLNNVRAKYLGRSDGALTLVLRKLGSLSLEERKRIGPAAQALKEKLEKLCDAQEAQLLGQEGNAVDATLPPLVPEAGHLHPVTQVRWQLEDLFSRMGFIIADGPEVESEWYNFDALNMSSWHPARDMQDTFYVEMQKLKIKDQNGGAASPRLVLRTHTSPVQIRAMEKYGVPLRCIIPGVCYRNEATDARHENSFPQIEGLVIDRDISIAHLNATVRMFLKEIFGANVEARARPGFFPFTEPSVEYDVSCRICGKNGMTANGSRCRVCKGTGWLEFMGAGLVHPVVLRNGGVDPKKYSGFAFGFGPARLVMMKYGIDDNRLFWSGDMRFLEQF